A stretch of Malus sylvestris chromosome 11, drMalSylv7.2, whole genome shotgun sequence DNA encodes these proteins:
- the LOC126589263 gene encoding uncharacterized protein LOC126589263, which produces MELCQRWIDPPKEFERPDFLLIFSGRLIQWDRSLMLNAMVDINSACGLVSWEMGGLLLLGRFLILSQKGGNFSLKVLERLLTVGLQMALLCFVVASRNSSGVKQCIIWEFQQLELSVL; this is translated from the exons ATGGAATTGTGCCAAAGATGGATAGATCCTCCTAAAGA ATTTGAAAGGCCAGATTTTCTGCTTATATTCTCTGGGCGTCTCATTCAGTGGGATC GTTCCCTTATGCTCAATGCTATGGTGGACATCAATTCGGCATGTGGGCTGGTCAGTTGGGAGATGGGTGGGCTATTACTCTTGGGGAGGTTCTTAATTCTAAGTCAGAAAGGTGGGAACTTCAGCTTAAAGGTGCTGGAAAGACTCCTTACAGTCGGTTTGCAGATGGCCTTGCTGTGCTTCGTAGTAGCATCCAGGAATTCCTCTGGAGTGAAGCAATGCATAATCTGGGAATTCCAACAACTCGAGCTCTCTGTCTTGTGA
- the LOC126589250 gene encoding disease resistance protein At4g27190-like encodes MEIVSFVVQVGEWLWTPVKHHVGYLVHYKSHMQSLEVLVEKLEARQNDYQRDVDAALMKGDEVKSEVQKWLKDADKAIIDAKRLNKEAGEDKTCLGGCCPNLKWRYSLSKRAVKEAEEMNNLKEEKRFETVSLQVHRPVEFESTMSTGDFEAFEATREAMDGVMKALKDDNVTVIAVYGMGGIGKTTMVKHVGVQARKGKLFDHVIMAVVSQNPNLVKIQKQLAEMLALNLSEQTEIARAGRLKERIMRGKKILIILDDIWKTIDLSLIGIPDHYELQNCNSKVLLTTRIWNVCHAMKSQEKIHLDILSEEDSWALFVKKANRSFESTNLCDIARKVARECGGLPIALIAVARALGDKDLEEWREAARRLEMSQTTNLDDEEDVFRCIKLSYDYLKGNDAKSFFLLCCLFPEDSDIQIEDLLKYGFGKGLFRDANSMQDARSTAHLVAKYLKACSLVLDGEQDGCVRMHDVIRDMAIRIASSGDGQGFFVKAGCNLKDWPTNSLEDYSAISLMGNEICNLPDELVCPKLQILLLQSNFEVQEIPEDFFKSPNALRVFDISSTEISSLPSSFNLLTKLQTLHLDRCQSITDVSILGELKKLEVLSLRESGIEELPEEIGHLTNLRMLDLTMSTYIATIPSNVISRLSKLEELYMQQSFADWGKKVEGEDDKTNASFDELISLCYLKILKVDISDVECLPKNVGFLRNWGNFDICIAENQFYRSMNVQLSKNTSSPFSRALLLDTTINTLPDWFNSTVTERVEKIIYMEPRSLTDILVEYNHGKLHGLKFLHLQECREMVTLMNTETRVLNKPVLESLEELHVFYWDRLQELCVGELPQGSLGNLKLLEVEQCEGVADALVPSNLLQRLQNLEVLIVCTAGMVDIFKSLGLEQGETVLTKLREMKLENLPELTNILNGPAQPAMFHNLKTLAISKSKKLKTLFTFDVAQCLLQLEELWVEECHNLDKLFGLNEGLIVQDDEIIFPQLKNLALQSLSKLTSVLAGSATLVCPSLEYLHVLDCPVFLNSTSDFHSNMQVQVNNEQHFLLLRKRLWEQR; translated from the exons ATGGAAATTGTTAGTTTCGTAGTACAAGTTGGTGAGTGGTTATGGACTCCAGTGAAGCATCATGTGGGTTACTTGGTGCATTACAAGAGCCACATGCAGTCTCTTGAAGTTCTGGTCGAAAAGCTAGAGGCCAGGCAGAATGATTACCAGCGAGACGTGGATGCGGCACTAATGAAAGGAGACGAAGTTAAATCCGAGGTTCAAAAATGGCTCAAGGATGCTGACAAGGCCATAATCGATGCGAAAAGACTAAATAAAGAAGCCGGAGAAGACAAAACATGCCTCGGCGGCTGCTGTCCGAATTTGAAATGGCGTTACAGTTTAAGCAAGAGGGCCGTTAAGGAGGCAGAAGAAATGAACAATCTTAAAGAAGAGAAAAGGTTTGAAACAGTTTCGCTTCAAGTTCACCGACCCGTTGAGTTCGAGTCCACCATGTCAACAGGAGATTTCGAAGCATTTGAAGCAACAAGGGAGGCCATGGATGGGGTCATGAAGGCACTGAAAGACGATAACGTCACTGTCATTGCGGTCTATGGAATGGGAGGCATAGGCAAGACGACCATGGTGAAACATGTTGGCGTGCAAGCGCGTAAAGGCAAGCTCTTTGATCATGTGATTATGGCTGTCGTTTCCCAAAACCCGAACCTGGTAAAGATTCAAAAACAGCTTGCAGAAATGCTGGCCTTGAATTTGAGTGAGCAGACAGAAATAGCCAGAGCAGGTAGATTAAAGGAGAGAATAATGAGAGGGAAAAAGATCCTGATAATTTTGGACGACATTTGGAAGACAATAGATTTGTCTCTCATAGGGATCCCCGATCACTACGAGCTCCAAAACTGCAATTCCAAAGTTCTACTCACCACAAGGATATGGAATGTATGTCATGCCATGAAGAGCCAAGAAAAGATTCATCTCGATATCCTATCAGAAGAAGATTCTTGGGCCTTGTTTGTGAAGAAGGCAAACAGGTCTTTTGAATCAACCAATTTATGTGACATAGCAAGGAAGGTAGCCAGAGAATGTGGTGGTCTCCCAATTGCTTTGATTGCAGTTGCAAGAGCACTCGGAGATAAGGACTTGGAAGAATGGAGAGAAGCAGCTCGACGACTAGAGATGTCCCAAACTACCAACCTTGATGACGAGGAGGATGTGTTCAGATGTATAAAGCTGAGCTACGATTACTTGAAAGGAAATGACGCCAAGTCATTTTTCTTACTTTGCTGCTTATTCCCGGAGGACTCTGATATCCAAATCGAAGACTTGCTGAAGTATGGTTTTGGGAAAGGATTGTTTCGAGATGCCAATTCAATGCAAGATGCCAGAAGCACAGCACATTTAGTGGCCAAGTACCTTAAAGCTTGTAGCTTGGTTTTGGATGGTGAACAAGATGGATGTGTAAGAATGCATGATGTGATTCGGGACATGGCAATACGAATTGCATCATCTGGGGATGGCCAAGGATTTTTCGTAAAAGCTGGCTGCAACTTAAAGGATTGGCCAACGAATTCACTTGAAGACTACTCTGCAATCTCCCTAATGGGGAATGAAATTTGCAATCTTCCTGACGAGTTGGTATGTCCAAAACTCCAGATTTTATTACTACAGTCAAATTTTGAAGTACAGGAGATCCCAGAAGATTTTTTCAAAAGCCCAAATGCATTAAGGGTATTCGACATAAGTAGTACCGAAATTTCTTCATTACCATCATCATTTAATCTCTTAACCAAGCTCCAAACGCTGCATCTAGATCGTTGTCAGTCAATAACGGATGTATCAATTCTCGGAGAACTGAAAAAACTGGAGGTTCTTAGTTTGAGAGAATCTGGTATTGAGGAATTGCCGGAAGAAATTGGACATTTGACCAATTTAAGGATGTTGGATCTCACTATGAGTACCTACATTGCAACAATTCCATCCAATGTGATATCACGGTTGTCCAAATTAGAAGAACTATACATGCAACAGAGTTTCGCTGACTGGGGCAAGAAAGTTGAAGGAGAAGATGACAAAACTAATGCTAGTTTTGATGAGCTAATTAGCTTGTGTTACTTAAAGAttttgaaggttgacatttcTGATGTAGAATGCCTTCCGAAAAATGTAGGGTTTCTTCGAAATTGGGGAAATTTTGATATATGTATAGCAGAAAACCAATTTTATCGGTCCATGAATGTGCAATTATCAAAGAATACCAGTTCTCCATTTTCAAGAGCCTTGCTTCTGGACACAACAATCAATACGCTGCCGGATTGGTTTAACAGCACAGTGACGGAGAGAGTGGAGAAAATAATCTACATGGAGCCTAGAAGTTTAACTGACATTCTTGTGGAGTACAATCATGGGAAGTTGCACGGACTCAAGTTTTTGCATCTCCAAGAGTGCCGTGAGATGGTAACTTTGATGAACACAGAAACTAGGGTTCTAAATAAGCCTGTGCTCGAGAGCTTGGAAGAGTTGCATGTCTTCTACTGGGACCGCTTGCAAGAGTTATGTGTTGGTGAATTACCGCAGGGGTCGCTTGGAAATCTCAAGTTATTGGAGGTGGAGCAGTGTGAAGGTGTGGCTGATGCGCTTGTTCCATCTAATCTGTTGCAGAGACTACAAAATCTTGAAGTACTAATTGTATGTACCGCTGGTATGGTTGATATATTCAAATCTCTAGGGCTTGAACAAGGAGAAACGGTCTTGACAAAATTGAGAGAGATGAAACTGGAGAATCTACCGGAACTGACAAACATATTGAACGGTCCTGCTCAGCCTGCAATGTTCCATAACCTTAAAACTCTGGCGATTTCCAAGAGCAAGAAATTGAAAACTCTCTTCACATTCGACGTAGCTCAATGTCTGCTGCAATTGGAAGAGCTTTGGGTGGAGGAATGCCATAACTTGGACAAACTTTTCGGCCTAAACGAGGGATTAATTGTGCAGGATGACGAGATCATTTTTCCACAACTGAAGAACTTAGCATTGCAAAGTCTTTCAAAGCTGACAAGCGTACTCGCTGGAAGTGCAACACTTGTGTGCCCTTCATTGGAATACTTGCATGTGCTGGACTGCCCCGTGTTTTTAAACTCTACTTCTGACTTCCACAGCAATATGCAAGTCCAAGTAAACAATGAGCAACATTTCCTCCTCCTAAGGAAAAG GTTGTGGGAGCAGAGGTAA